The following is a genomic window from Niabella soli DSM 19437.
TTTTGCGCGTTCTGCAGCACGAACCGTTGACAGGTTCATGAAATTGATACAGGCAATAAGCAATATTAAAATAGCTATAGAAAGAAATATATATACAATGGTCTTGTCACCATGCCTTGCATTATCAAGCCCGGCTTTATCAAAATAAACATCTTTTAACGAGGTCAATGACAAAGACCATTTAAACCCATACTTGCGCAGATCGCCTCCCAGGTATTTTTCAACGAAAGCCGGTAGTTGTTTTTCTATCTGATCCTTCGATACATTGGGTGCAAGCCGTATATAGGTATACACGCCGTTGCTGATCCACTGGGTCATCCACGGGGCATTCCTGCTCCGTTCAATGGAGGTAACCACGTCAAAATCCAGATGTGAATTGGCAGGAACGTCTTTTGCAATACCGGTTACTTTTAGCGGGGTTTCCTTATTCAGCATTATTATTTTCCCCATAGCATCATCAATGTTCCCAAAATATTTTTTTGCCGTTGTTTCCGTTAGTACAACGCTGTTCACATCCTTCAATACCGTAGCCGGTGCGCCTTTTATTAACGGAAAGGAAAAAAGACTAAAAAAGCCGGAATCCACATCTAATTCTTTCTTTTCATGAAAGGATTTCGCCCCAACTGTAAAAAGATTATCGTTTTGGGTTACCCGAACAGCATTCGTAATCTGCCCCTTAAAATCTGTTAACAGCGCCGGTGCATATAAACCTGATAAATAAGCTACCTGCATTGATTTTCCGTCTACGGATGCGCCCCGCATCACACGAAAAATCTGGTCTTTATTTTTATGGAACTGATCAACGCTGTACTCGTTCATGATGAACAGGTAAATCATCATACAAACCGCAATCCCAATGGTTAAGCCCAAAACATTGATAAAAGAGAAAACTTTATTCTTCATCAAATTCCTCCAGGCCGTTTTAAAATAATTTTTGAACATAGGATCCATTTCTGATTTGAGATTCTTGATTTACGATTCCGCCTGCCGGTTATGAAGGTTCTAGTGTTTGAGGTTTAACGTGTCGCGTTTGACCTTTCACGATTGACCATTCACTACTAATCATTCCAACGAATATGCCGCAATCTCAATTAACTGAAAATCAATAAAATAAAAATATCTCCCTCCCAGAAGTGTACGCTTTTAAAACAAAAGACTGTACTAAAAACGTACAGTCTCTTTTTATATAATCTAAGTTATGGTTATGCTATAGGGAAACTTCAACGGTGCCCGAGGATGCGGTTGCGGCCACCTGCAACCGACCGTTTCCAAGTGTTCCGCTTACCCTGTTTTTATCGATACTCCCATTAAAATTATTCAGGGGGCTCACCATTACACGGCTTCCCCTCAGGTTTAACTGTACATCAGGCGTCCGGGGCAACCGGAGATCGATACTACCAGCTGATGTACTCAATTTTACATAATCTTTTGTGCGTACCATAGCCGCAGCAATACGGCCGCCGCTGGTATGTGCTTCCAGGTTTCCGCTGATTCCTTTTAGCGTTACACTTCCTCCTGAAGTGCCCGTGATAAAAGTTCCGTTTATATCGGAAGCCGTAATGGATCCGCCACTGGTATGGGCGTTGACATCACCGGTCAGGTCCGAAAGCGCTAAAGATCCTCCTGACGTACTAAGACGGATGGTGCCCGAAACATGGTCCGCTTGTATGGAGCCGCCGCTGGTGGACAAATCAATATTATCACGCGAATTCGAAAGTTCAATCCCTCCTCCGGAAGTGCTGCCCTTAATTTTGCCGCCGGCATGGTCAATTTTCAGGCTGCCGCCGCTGGTCCGGAATAATTGATCACCGGTAACATTTGCCAATGCAATACTGCCGCCGCTGGTGTATAATTCTGAATTGACCGCAGTTCCGGAATACACCACAAATGAGACGGAAAGCGCTGTCCGATCGGACCACCGGTTATTCTTTCTTTTTGCTTTTGCTATCAGCCGGTTCCCCTCCACCCGTACATCAATATCATAATATTGCTCCAATATCGCTTTGATCTCAGTTGGTGAGAGTTGTTTTCGTCTATCTGAGTTGGACGGCCAAACATACATTTCTACAGTACCTTTTCCCTTACCCCCTTCAACAGTGATGGAGCCCCCGGAGGTTTCTACGTTTATGGTGTGAACCGCACCGGCATTAAAAGATTGAGTAAGATAAGGGGATGCTCCCGGCCGGCGCTGGGCATTTGCGAAAATAACAGACAGCGATAAGGCAAGCAGTAAAATTTTTTTTCTCATTTTTGATCTATTTTAAAATTGATGAGCTGTTCAAAAAGGAATACGGCATTTTATTAACATTCCTCTCTTAGTAATCGCAGTAACCGCTAAAATGTTACAGGCCCGGCAACCCGATTTAAAATTTCTGATTCACTTCTGGTAGTAAGCATATAATATGTTTGAGGTTTAACATCTCCCGATTGACCATTCACTATTCATTCCGCCTGCGCCAGCGCCTTCCCCGGCTGCCCAGGTGTCGGGATGACGCACCTTTTATTAGTTTCACATTTCCATATTCCCACATTTCCACATTATTCACATCTTCACATTTCCACATTATCAAATTTCCAAATCAATCACTCGCTCCGTAGCGCTTTCACCGGATTGGCTTTTGCCGCTTTTACGGTTTGCGATATTATTGTAAACAATCCCACGCCTAATAAAAACAAAAAACACATCAATATGCTGCCCATACCAAACGGACTGCGCAGCACGAAGTTTTGCAAAAATAATTTCGACAATACCCAGCCCACGGGCATGGAAATAAGGCCGGCTATCAACAGCAAGGTTACAAACCCCTTCGACAAAATATGAATAAGCTGTTTCCTGCTGGCGCCGATCACTTTGCGCACGCTGATCTCTTTTTGCTTTATTTCCACCGTATATACCACAAGCCCCAACAAGCCTAGCGTAGCTATAGATAGCGCGATAAAACCTAAAAAGCCCAACAGGGAAACCGTCGCTGTTTGCGAATTACCCGCTTGCAGGTCTTCTTCAAGCCAGGAATCCGTAACCGGCGGACGGGTGGTCAGGCCCCGTAATGCCTTCGAAACATTCAAGGCAATCTTGGCTTTATCATTTCCTTCCGTCTGGATGTATAAATAAGCATTTGCCGATGATTTGTTCCGTAAGGCCAGCGGGAATACCGGCTTTCCCATGTTCTCATAGTTAAAATCTTTGAGCACGCCCGTAATTTCCAGTTGCGTGGAATCACTAATCCAAAGCCGCTGCCCGACCGCGGTTGCCGCGTCTGCAAAACCAAAAGCATGCGCCGCTTGTTCATTTAACAAAATATAACGCTCTTTATCATCGTTATAATTATCCGGAAAATTTTTACCCGCAATAAATGCAAATCGCATATCCTCAATAAACCGGACACCGGCATAATAATAATTTAAGTTAACGGCATTATTCCGGTCGCTAATCCATAAGGGAGCATTCATTCCGTTAAATCGGCCCGAGAATTTTACTGAAGAAGCAGAAACGGAGCGTATGCCGGCAACTGTCGAAAGTTTTTGCCGGGCAACAGCTTCATTCATCCCGTTTAACGGCACTACCAGCATATGATCATGCCGGAAACCCGGATCTGCTTTTGAAAGAAAAGAAAACTGCCGGTAGAAGGTAAAAAGAAAAATAATAAAGATCAGCGACAGGCTGTATTGAAAAACGATGAGCGCTTTTTGTAAGGGCACATTGCCCAATATTCTGGCGGTTGATAATTTTTTTAATACCCGTAAGGGTGTAAAGGAAGACAGGATCCACGCGGGAGCAACACCGGCTACTATGCCTGCTGCAACTGCATAGCTAACAGACCAAATAAAAAACCAGCTATTGTAGTGAAAAGAGGTGGGCACCATTTCATAGCTATCGTTAAACGGCCTGTATTTTAATATCAGCGAAAGAATAACCGACGCCAACACCAGCGCAAAAAGAGCAAGCAATACCGCTTCCAGGATGTATTGCAGAAAAACATGGTATCGCCGGGCCCCGGCAATTTTCCTGACTCCTACTTCCTTTGCCCGCGTGAGCCCTCGGGCAATGGTAAGATTGGTGTAATTAAAACAGGCAGCTAGCAATATCAACAATCCCAGCCCGATAGAAAAATACAATTTGCTCCACGACGTACCCTGTGCATTATCATTGCCCAGGTAGGTTTTGCCCGGTGTTATTTTATTTAGTGGCTGCAGCCCGAATTTACATACACCGTCCTTATTGCCCCGGTTTAACTCAGCAGCGATAGCATTTAATTGGGGCTGAAGCGCTTCCATATTTGCATTTCGTTTCAATAATAAATATGTATACGCTGCATTAAATGCATACCAATTCGTCGACTTTTCCGCCAAAAGCTTATCCTTTTCCATTTGTGTCACGGTGCTGTAGGAAGCATAGGCGGCATAACTAAGGTGCGATTTACCGGGTGGCTCCTCCAAGACCCCCGTTATCGTATAGGTAACGCCATCGTCCATTTTTATTATTTTACCTATAACATTTGTGGTTGCAAAAAAATTCAACGCTGTGGTTTTGCTGATCACCACGGTATTGGGTTTCCGGAGCGCAGTAGCGGGACTGCCTTCTGTAAACGAAAATCCAAAGATGTGGAAAAATTGCGGTTCGGTATATACTCCCGAAAGATAAAGCTCTTTGCCATTGGCCGTGGCCATGCCGCCCAGGGCTGGATAGACGGTGGTTACCGCTTCGATGATATTACTGTCTTTCAATAATGCATTACTTAAAGGCAATGGTGTACTTGCCATAGGCCAATGCTCCCCGTTTTTCTTTGTGTAGTCCGACAGCACCCGGAAGGCTCTCTCAGGAAACGGATGAAACTTATCATAGCTCAATGCATCCTGTACAATGATCATAATCATCAGCCCCACGGACATGCTCAACCCGAGTCCGAAAATATTAATAAACGTGGTTAGTTTATTGCGAAAAAGGTTCCGTATCGCTGTTTTCAAATAATTTTTGAACATAAAACAATTTCTGATTTTTTGATGTCTGATGTCTGACGTTTATCGTTTCACGACAGCATCCTCCCGCCTCATTTCCTATATTAC
Proteins encoded in this region:
- a CDS encoding DUF4097 family beta strand repeat-containing protein — translated: MRKKILLLALSLSVIFANAQRRPGASPYLTQSFNAGAVHTINVETSGGSITVEGGKGKGTVEMYVWPSNSDRRKQLSPTEIKAILEQYYDIDVRVEGNRLIAKAKRKNNRWSDRTALSVSFVVYSGTAVNSELYTSGGSIALANVTGDQLFRTSGGSLKIDHAGGKIKGSTSGGGIELSNSRDNIDLSTSGGSIQADHVSGTIRLSTSGGSLALSDLTGDVNAHTSGGSITASDINGTFITGTSGGSVTLKGISGNLEAHTSGGRIAAAMVRTKDYVKLSTSAGSIDLRLPRTPDVQLNLRGSRVMVSPLNNFNGSIDKNRVSGTLGNGRLQVAATASSGTVEVSL
- a CDS encoding ABC transporter permease — translated: MFKNYLKTAIRNLFRNKLTTFINIFGLGLSMSVGLMIMIIVQDALSYDKFHPFPERAFRVLSDYTKKNGEHWPMASTPLPLSNALLKDSNIIEAVTTVYPALGGMATANGKELYLSGVYTEPQFFHIFGFSFTEGSPATALRKPNTVVISKTTALNFFATTNVIGKIIKMDDGVTYTITGVLEEPPGKSHLSYAAYASYSTVTQMEKDKLLAEKSTNWYAFNAAYTYLLLKRNANMEALQPQLNAIAAELNRGNKDGVCKFGLQPLNKITPGKTYLGNDNAQGTSWSKLYFSIGLGLLILLAACFNYTNLTIARGLTRAKEVGVRKIAGARRYHVFLQYILEAVLLALFALVLASVILSLILKYRPFNDSYEMVPTSFHYNSWFFIWSVSYAVAAGIVAGVAPAWILSSFTPLRVLKKLSTARILGNVPLQKALIVFQYSLSLIFIIFLFTFYRQFSFLSKADPGFRHDHMLVVPLNGMNEAVARQKLSTVAGIRSVSASSVKFSGRFNGMNAPLWISDRNNAVNLNYYYAGVRFIEDMRFAFIAGKNFPDNYNDDKERYILLNEQAAHAFGFADAATAVGQRLWISDSTQLEITGVLKDFNYENMGKPVFPLALRNKSSANAYLYIQTEGNDKAKIALNVSKALRGLTTRPPVTDSWLEEDLQAGNSQTATVSLLGFLGFIALSIATLGLLGLVVYTVEIKQKEISVRKVIGASRKQLIHILSKGFVTLLLIAGLISMPVGWVLSKLFLQNFVLRSPFGMGSILMCFLFLLGVGLFTIISQTVKAAKANPVKALRSE